Below is a genomic region from Vibrio pomeroyi.
TTGTATAAAAACCCAGCAACTCACTGCAAAAATAAGCTTAAAAGGTCAACACGCCCTATCTAGCCGTCCACATGCCAACTCCGTAGCTTGCCTAGACTGTTAATTATAGGCGGCTAAGGCATGTTAATGGGTGAATTTGAAAGTACAACCTTTTAGTTAGTTGCTAACCTGTCGTCAGTTAATCAACTTGCTAACGCTTCGGGTGCTAGGACTTGAATCTGGTTGCCTTGTCGGCGCACTTCAAAGCGGGTTAGGGCATGTTCAGGCTCTTCCAAACAAGCGCCAGTCTCTAGATGGTAATGCTGCTTGTAGAGCGGCGAGGCCACATAGGGTTCTCCACTTAACGAGCCGATAATGCCGCGAGACATAACGTTGGCTTTCCCCACAGGGTCGAAATTCGATAGGCCATAAAGCTTGTCGCTGCGTTTGCAGTAAAAGATGGCGACTTGATGATCAGCTACTTTGGCGCACACACCCGCATTGGGTGACAGTTCCTCTTGCGAGCAAACAGTGG
It encodes:
- the nirD gene encoding nitrite reductase small subunit NirD; this translates as MENWTTVCSQEELSPNAGVCAKVADHQVAIFYCKRSDKLYGLSNFDPVGKANVMSRGIIGSLSGEPYVASPLYKQHYHLETGACLEEPEHALTRFEVRRQGNQIQVLAPEALAS